atGTTATAAATAGCAACATAAGAACATCATGTAGGTTGTGACCAAAGAcagtacataaaagatggacatagctgTAGTGAAGTCAACCTCAGGAATAAGGGTTAGAGTTTACTGAGAATATTGCATGCTCATGACTATTATGTTCTACTGAAGATTTGATGCTAGcaactgagaccataaactTATTAGGAAAATGTTTACTGGGTAACAGTGAAATGAAAAGTAGGGTCACTTTTCCATAAACTTCTACACAATCAGACTTTGTTTTTAACCAGGAGTCTCCCCCTGGTGGCCatcagaaagaatgcaggtttaaggcactgaATTCACTTTTCAGATCCTGAAGGTACATCAGTCTCCTATAAACAGACTACAGTCAAGACCCAGTGCAAATGTAGGCAGAGAATGTGTTAATCAGACATTTGTAGCTTGTACCGTCTGAGCAGGGCCGTGGCGTGAGTTGTCACTGCTCAGTCCAGCGAAGGAGAACCTCACCCGCACGTCACCCACCTCATGAATTCAAACAAATTCAAAGTCAACAAGTGTGGAACGCATAACATATAACAGAGTGCAACACTGAGATTATTTGTGAGGCACTCACGACTAGATGCTCACCTCTGGCCTGCGTGGATTTGGAGTGTGATAGAAGTAGTCATCATGAATAGAGAGAAAAGGGTCCAAGTTAAAGACAGGAAAATCCCCCAAACTCAGTGTCTGGAAGTTATTTATCTGCTCCACCAGGCCTGATGATAACCAGGAAATTAACTGAGTACTAAAATccaaacacatgaaacacagcatATGTGTAGTGGCTGTGTGTTTGCTTAGACAAACCTTTAGACAGAATGAATGGCCCAGTTCGGACTTCAGGAGACACCACCATCACACTCTCAACAGCCATGGCACTGAAACACAAAGACTGAAGTGAGCATGGACtggatgcacacacaaacacaagaagaCCATATTAAATATGTTTAGTACCTCGGGTTCTGGTGACCAATCTCCTTATCAAAATTACGACTGTTCACCAACTCTGGCTTCCACTCAGTGTCTACAAAAAAGGAGTTATAAAATATAACCTCTATGCACAGGCTGTGCTGTTACCAAAGATTACAGACTGCAAAAAAGAAACTCACTGTAGGTGTATGTAGTTTCTGTTTTGGTTTCACCGTTCTCCTGGTAATCCCTGAATTAAAACGTACAGTCAGCTGCATTCTAGCCAACATGTCCACACCCAGTCCCACCCTGAGTGCTGACAAGCCTTACCTGCTCTCATGGTACTCCACCCACTGATACATCTCCACCTGCCGCTTCAGCTTCACTGCATGCACCACCACTTTGTAGTTGGGGTCATACAGGGGCTGCACAGACACATCAAAATTTAACAGCAACAAACCAGATGAAAACACTtacctgaaaacaacaacacttccACCTCTACTAATAAttatgatcagctgattggtgCATGCAAAATTCTTAATGCTGGATTATTAAACACGACAATGTCAAAGTCTGACAATGTAATGAGTACAATAATGCATTactataaacacaaacaaaagaattCAAGTGAAACTATATGAAGCTTCAGTATACagattaaacaataaaacattagcAGAATCAAAACAAGGAAGCCAACTGGTGGCACATTTAAgtccacaaaaaataaattaaaaatagaatCAAATACTagcaaaaatatttacatgttGTACAACTCCTGAGGTTGTGTATTAATTTAACATAGATAAATACAACACTCTTTCTCACTGTCTGAGTCTCTCTCAACATTaccttcttttgtcctcctctGCAAAGATATGAGGGTAAACACAGCCAGATAACAGGCACCACCGCCTGTTTATCTAAACAAACTAAGGCAGCCCTGAACTTTTTAGACATCACCCAACAGAGATGCACGTGAGAAGGCAAACAGCCAGAGCAGAAACTCTTTAACCTGCCAGCCCCATGGAACAAAGTCTGCGTGATGTCCAATTGCATCCATGCGAGAAAAACATACATAATCGGTCACAGAGTTCAGAGCAAGCAAGCGGTCGTCCGCCCGAGCTGATTCCTCACCTAAACTGAAAGGAGTATGTTCCGACCCGATTCCCCCAACATTGCTCAGTTCTCTGCAATGGATCAATGGATGGATGTTCTTTTACCAAATGTACATACAAAGGTTATTAGGTTTCTATcacatatttaaacaaatatgtaaattGAGCTGTAGGGAACAAATAGTTAACTGAAATGACAATGAAAACTAGACTTGGAAAAAAACTAAAgccaactaaaataaaaataaaacatcttccAGAGTTGTCCTTTATTTTTAGTGTACTTGTCAGTTTGGTAAAATTCTGTTATCACAGAGTGCCTGATGGGGCATGAATACACATGTTGAGCTACACTCTGGATGACTCCGTGAGTCAACAAAGagttgtgtttgtgtaattCCCACACTGATTTTAATTCATTAcatgaaaagattaaaaaacacttcTTATCAAATGCAGTGTGCTACACACACTGCATTTGCTTGAGTGTTGTAGCTCAAGCAAATGCAGAATGATGGAAGTTCTTAAAATATCTGGATGTTCGATATCTGAGCACAGTTTCGGAGGCCTGCAGAAACCATAATTTTAGGGGTAGGGGACGCTAAAACTATACAGAAGGCACAAGTTTTGAAGTGCATCTCCACCTGAAATTTTGTCATGCAAATCTGTGACAGTCAGGTTAAAGGCTCCAGACAAATATCCTCCATATCTTAATAATTAAAAGACTGAAACTAATACAGAACCTTTGAACTGCTCTGTAAACTAACAGAAACTGAActcaataaaaaaatttaaaaaaaaagctaaaacataataaaaaatatacaaatcagGGACACCGATACATACACGCTAGGGCAGACCACTGTTCAAAATACAGGCGAGCTCACCTCTGCAGTATGCAGCTTCGCAGACAGGTGAACTAAACGGCCGTTGTTTTGTGTGTCGAAGCTGATATACGGCCCCAGTGATACAACCTGGGAGAGACCTTCATCCAGGGACTTTGCTGTTTGCAGAGTCCGTCCCTGCACGAAGAAACCATCACAGGTACAAAGTGCTGTCTTTAGTCTACTGTTAAATCATCGTGACCATGATGATCTGAGCTACTTAGAAGGAAATGTTTCCTACCTCATTGGTGAAGAGAACATAAATCGAGAGGAAAAACAGTCCCACACCAACAACTGCTCCTCCTGTAGTTTCACTTAAACGCTCCAGAAATCCAGGGTTGGACTTTGCAGACACTCGCTTGTGTTGGTCTGGAAACTGGACAAACATAAGAAAAACCTGAATAAACACGACATCAACAATTGGGCGACAGAACCAAGTTTTGGCTTCTCATTAGTTATTTTCTATATTCAATCTTTTAGTAATGACATGACCGTAACAAGACATAACCAGTAACTTAACAATAAACTGTCTTtttagtttatatatataattatacacCAGGTGTTTATCTGAAAACATATGATGGTTTAAATACATGAATCTTAGAAAGCGAAGACACACATTCCTCTGATTTATTACAACTAATCCGGTACCAGCCAACTGCAGTTCTGGTGAGAAGTTTATATCCACTCATCATGGACATGAATGTAATTTTGAGCTTTTTGCTACGTATTTGAACTGTTCTGCTTTCAGGATGTAATCATTGTACAACATACATCTTtactgactttaaaaaacaaggatTGGGTGAACAAAGTTGGAATttatttgggattttctctaatccacacaaggtcaaatatatacatacacccccaccaatatttggttaaatgtctcTTGGTGTGTTGCACCTCAACCAGACACTTTTGATTACTCAATAAGTTTGTGTTATAATTCTGGCTGGGTATTTGACCATGCGTTTTGACAAAATTGGTAGAATTCATTTGAAACAGTCGGTTTCCTGGCATGGACATGGTTTTAAGCATAGTCCACAAATTTTCAATAGGGTTGAAGTTGGGGCTTTGGGGAGGCTATTCGATAAGattaatgttagcctgctttatccatTCCAAACAGTCTTTGGTGTCTGCTTAAGATCATGCAACTGTGTCCAAGTTTAAACCATCTAACTGTTGATTTTGAGGTAAAGGTAGCCCTCCTCCTTTACTATTCCATCTACTTTGAACCAGTACTGCTTGCAGCAAAATTTGTTGTTTAGAAATGAGTTCAAGAGGCCTTCTTAACTTGTGTAAATCTGCAGTTCTTCTTCTGGTCAATCATTGGATCGCTGTCCATTTTTATGCTGAGAAACTAGCATTTGTAGTTGATCTTGATAACCAGTGTAAAGTTAATAGGCCTTGGTTTATCAATTTAACAGACGCTGAAGATTCTTCAGTATCAAAATACAGtgaatgtatatttatactTGAGCCCGTAGAAAATCTAAATTATTTTCAAGCTTGTGCACCTAGTTCTTGGTTTTAAAGTCAccaccctggaaaaaaaaaaagaacagttcaaagaaatcaataaaagccCAAAATTATGACGTTCATGCCCGCGATGAGTGGATGTAAACTTCTGGCAGTAATTGTATGTGTCCCTACAAGCAGCCTGTGGTCCCATGTCTCATCATGACTTAGGCGTGAAAGTGACACGCCCCTTTCACACTTCCTAATTTAATTTTCATGTCTGGGCGAAAAAATTAAGACTAAACGACGACTCACCGCTGTTGCCATTGTACGTACCAAATTAGAGCATTAGAAATGATTCGTCAGATTAAACTGACTGAAAAAAGGCGGCAGTTGAGGGTCTAACGCTGCAGCAAAGTTGTGTTAACTGCACACATAAATCCGGAAGGAGTTTACATTTATAAAGTAGAACCAAAGACCATTATTCGAGCCACCTACTGTCTGTGCTGAAGACATTTCTCTACTTTCTCGACCGCCAACTTTCAAGGAACACGAAGATGCTAGCAACCACAAACTGACACGCCAACGGCCAGTAAGCTTTCACTTTACTCTGGAGTATCCCGAAACTCGCCCAGAGAGGCGGACTATGTGAGATAATAAACTGTGGTTCCCGCCCAACTCGTCGGTTGCCCAAGTGATATTAAGCAATtgctttaaggaaaaaaaaaacagttccgGCACCGACCCGGAAATCTTTTTTCTCGAGGCTTCATGGGAAATGAAGTTTTTTTGGTGACTGTTGTCAATAGAGacgtgagaaagaaaaaaaaatactagaaATGTATTAGATATTTATtgatatttaatttgttttaacagTTCAGAGGAAATAGTATACTGTAAACATATATAGAATGTACTATACTGTtactggaaagaaaaacaagcaggcTCACTGAAACCCACATACAACATAAaggaaaatattgaaaaatatttattatattttagttttatacagAACATGAAACTTTATGGACGGATGTTGTTCATATTATGACACCTAGTGGTGATAAACAGAAGTACCTCAAGAATATGCACATTTGTACTTTTTCTCCACCACCTGGCATTTAGTTTCTTTTCAAATTATAACCATGACAGCGTATCATTAATatagctgtttgtttgttgcttgGTTGTTTTACAGATTGTAATCATATTACAAGAAAGCAGCATACTCTTTTTCCTTCaataatataatttttaacaaaataaacaaacaaaaaacagaaaaacagacacattaATTTGAAAATGTGACTTAGTATCATTACAACAGTGGgatatattatatgtataatAATACCTCAATCTGCAGTGACTGAGAAGCTCATAGAGCCAATCTCtctctatcacacacacacacacaacacacacacacacacacacacacacactgcatagATGGGTCTTAAGAGGATTATTGCAAAGGGGAACACCAAGCAATTGGTGTCACCTATCATCATCACACCTGTTTCTGTCTTActacacacagacccacactcATAGACTGTGACAGGCTGCGGAAACAAAGCACTGGTACTCAGTGAGGATGGAGCAAGAATATGATATTATCGTGCTTGGAACTGGACTGAAGGTACGAAATTTATATTTGCTGTAAAATCTAAAATGAAATAATCTCTTTTgaatctctctatatatatgatTCTGTTGGTTAACAGGATTTTATGCCTACTTTATTGTCAGTACAAAGCTTGAACCCCGTGAACTGAGCAGGCCATCTTTTGTCATGTGGTCTGAGGTGAAAATGTTCTGAGCTGACCAAAACCAGAAACCCCGCTGTGAGCAAGATATATATTTTCTGcaaagtgctaaaaaaaaagatgcctcACAATAACTGCGACCTTACCAAAACAGTTCTCAAGCAGAGGCACAGTCCTTTTACTGAGCACTTGCAATCATGACTtctttcatttcctcttttcGCTCTTGATTCAATAAGTGATTAAAGTCTGTAAGTGACTGGACTTTCTGCCATGTTTTTCTCGCTTTTACTAATGATCCACGTGCAGACTTGTTAAGCTCTTGCTGGCTGCTAAGGAGGATTTATGGCAATTACCTCTTTAGTCTAGTCCTGATCTGTATACCTTAAACTACCAGCTGCT
This DNA window, taken from Astatotilapia calliptera chromosome 5, fAstCal1.2, whole genome shotgun sequence, encodes the following:
- the tmem43 gene encoding transmembrane protein 43 isoform X1 → MSSAQTFPDQHKRVSAKSNPGFLERLSETTGGAVVGVGLFFLSIYVLFTNEGRTLQTAKSLDEGLSQVVSLGPYISFDTQNNGRLVHLSAKLHTAEPLYDPNYKVVVHAVKLKRQVEMYQWVEYHESRDYQENGETKTETTYTYNTEWKPELVNSRNFDKEIGHQNPSAMAVESVMVVSPEVRTGPFILSKGLVEQINNFQTLSLGDFPVFNLDPFLSIHDDYFYHTPNPRRPEVGDVRVRFSFAGLSSDNSRHGPAQTVSIVAMQRGEQLLPFKTRSGDTLEILYLEELSAEEVFAREHQFNSMKTWGLRAAGWALMFLGIQLSMQIIYTLVDWVPVLRELVSIGLKIFALCVSCSLSLIVIGFGWLYYRPLVAVALGALAVLPIFLARSGLPAKKNA
- the tmem43 gene encoding transmembrane protein 43 isoform X2; the encoded protein is MATAFPDQHKRVSAKSNPGFLERLSETTGGAVVGVGLFFLSIYVLFTNEGRTLQTAKSLDEGLSQVVSLGPYISFDTQNNGRLVHLSAKLHTAEPLYDPNYKVVVHAVKLKRQVEMYQWVEYHESRDYQENGETKTETTYTYNTEWKPELVNSRNFDKEIGHQNPSAMAVESVMVVSPEVRTGPFILSKGLVEQINNFQTLSLGDFPVFNLDPFLSIHDDYFYHTPNPRRPEVGDVRVRFSFAGLSSDNSRHGPAQTVSIVAMQRGEQLLPFKTRSGDTLEILYLEELSAEEVFAREHQFNSMKTWGLRAAGWALMFLGIQLSMQIIYTLVDWVPVLRELVSIGLKIFALCVSCSLSLIVIGFGWLYYRPLVAVALGALAVLPIFLARSGLPAKKNA